From the genome of Delphinus delphis chromosome 8, mDelDel1.2, whole genome shotgun sequence, one region includes:
- the FTH1 gene encoding ferritin heavy chain, translating to MTTASPSQVRQNYHQDSEAAINRQINLELYASYVYLSMSYYFDRDDVALKNFAKYFLHQSSEEREHAEKLMKLQNQRGGRIFLQDIKKPDRDDWENGLNAMECALHLEKSVNQSLLELHKLATEKNDPHLCDFLETHYLNEQVKSIKELGDHVTNLRTMGAPESGMAQYLFDKHTLGNSDNES from the exons ATGACGACCGCGTCCCCCTCGCAGGTGCGCCAGAACTACCACCAGGACTCGGAGGCCGCCATCAACCGCCAGATCAACCTGGAGCTCTACGCCTCCTACGTCTACCTGTCCATG TCGTACTATTTTGACCGCGATGATGTGGCTTTGAAGAACTttgccaaatattttcttcaccaATCTTCTGAGGAGAGGGAACATGCTGAGAAACTGATGAAGCTGCAGAACCAACGGGGTGGCCGAATCTTCCTTCAGGATATCAAG AAACCAGACCGTGATGACTGGGAGAATGGGCTGAATGCAATGGAATGTGCGCTACACTTGGAAAAAAGTGTGAATCAGTCACTACTGGAACTGCACAAACTGGCCACTGAGAAAAATGACCCCCAT TTGTGTGACTTCCTTGAGACGCATTATCTGAATGAGCAGGTGAAATCCATTAAAGAATTGGGTGACCACGTGACCAACTTGCGCACGATGGGGGCCCCCGAATCTGGCATGGCACAGTATCTCTTTGACAAGCACACCCTTGGAAACAGTGATAATGAGAGCTAA
- the BEST1 gene encoding bestrophin-1 isoform X1 has translation MTVTYSSQVANARLGSFSRLLLCWRGSIYKLLYGEFLIFLICYYIIRFIYRMALTDDQQVIFEKLTLYCDSYIQLIPISFVLGFYVTLVVTRWWNQYENLPWPDRLMNLVSCFVEGKDEQGRLLRRTLMRYANLGNVLILRSVSAAVYKRFPSPQHLVKAGFMTPSEHKHLQKLSLPHNSFWMPWVWFANLSTKAWIGGRIRDPVLLQSLLNEMNTLRTQCGQLYAYDWISIPLVYTQVVTVAVYSFFLACLVGRQFLNPAKAYPGHEMDLVVPLFTFLQFFFYAGWLKVAEQLINPFGEDDDDFETNWIVDRSLQVSLLAVDEMHQDLPPMERDMYWNEPEPHPPYTAASAQSRRPSFFGSTFNISLDKEDLEFQPDPEEEESAHTGIAGRFRGLQSHDRQPPRTNSKTKLLWPKTEVLSHEGQPKNLGVDGQDTSDQEDVKAWKGEDAFKSAVLYGRSGYHSAPQTPLSHTPMVFPPGQSAPSSLRKVSGMDDTVKDQSLQPPTPRSKKSFELLPESAGASTEHPEVSHMRRKTVEFNLTDMSEAPEHLREPHLGQSTSNIHTILKDRGDPYWALENNRSVLYPHQGH, from the exons ATGACCGTCACCTACTCGAGCCAAGTGGCTAATGCCCGTCTAGGTTCCTTCTCCCGCCTGCTTCTGTGCTGGCGAGGCAGCATCTACAAGCTGCTCTACGGCGAgttcctcattttcctcatctgctacTACATCATCCGCTTCATTTACAG gaTGGCCCTCACGGACGATCAGCAGGTGATTTTTGAGAAGCTGACTCTATATTGCGACAGCTACATCCAGCTCATCCCCATTTCCTTCGTGCTGG GCTTTTACGTGACACTGGTCGTGACCCGCTGGTGGAACCAATATGAGAACCTGCCATGGCCCGACCGCCTCATGAACCTGGTGTCGTGCTTCGTCGAGGGCAAGGACGAGCAGGGCCGGCTGCTGCGGCGCACGCTCATGCGCTACGCCAACCTGGGCAACGTGCTCATCCTGCGTAGCGTCAGTGCTGCGGTCTACAAACGCTTTCCCAGTCCCCAACACCTGGTGAAAGCag GCTTTATGACCCCCTCGGAACACAAGCACTTACAAAAACTGAGCTTGCCACACAACTCATTCTGGATGCCCTGGGTGTGGTTTGCCAACCTGTCAACGAAGGCCTGGATTGGAGGTCGAATCCGGGACCCTGTCCTGCTCCAGAGTCTGCTCAAC GAAATGAACACCTTGCGTACTCAGTGTGGACAGCTGTATGCCTACGACTGGATCAGTATCCCACTGGTGTACACTCAG GTGGTGACCGTGGCGGTGTACAGCTTCTTCCTGGCTTGCCTGGTGGGACGGCAGTTTCTGAACCCAGCCAAGGCCTACCCCGGCCACGAGATGGACCTCGTTGTGCCCCTCTTCACATTCCTGCAGTTCTTCTTCTATGCTGGCTGGCTGAAG GTGGCGGAGCAGCTCATCAACCCGTTCGGAGAGGATGATGATGACTTTGAGACCAACTGGATTGTCGACAGGAGTTTGCAG GTGTCCCTGTTGGCCGTAGATGAGATGCACCAGGACCTGCCACCGATGGAGCGAGATATGTACTGGAATGAGCCAGAACCACATCCCCCCTACACAGCCGCTTCTGCCCAGTCTCGTCGGCCCTCCTTTTTCGGCTCCACCTTCAACATCAG TCTGGATAAGGAGGATTTGGAGTTCCAGCCAGATCCGGAGGAGGAGGAAAGTGCTCACACTGGCATCGCTGGCCGCTTCCGAGGGCTGCAATCCCACGACCGCCAGCCCCCCAGGACAAACTCAAAGACCAAACTACTGTGGCCGAAGACAGAAGTCCTTTCCCACGAGGGCCAGCCCAAGAACCTCGGGGTAGACGGCCAGGACACCAGTGATCAGGAAGACGTCAAGGCCTGGAAAGGGGAGGATGCCTTCAAGTCCGCCGTGCTATACGGGAGGTCAGGCTACCACAGTGCCCCCCAGACACCCCTCAGCCACACCCCTATGGTCTTCCCACCTGGACAGTCAGCACCCTCAAGTCTTCGCAAAGTCTCAGGCATGGATGACACCGTCAAAGACCAAAGCCTTCAGCCTCCAACTCCCAGGTCCAAGAAGAGCTTTGAATTGCTCCCAGAGAGTGCTGGGGCCTCAACGGAGCACCCGGAAGTGAGTCACATGAGGAGGAAAACTGTTGAGTTTAACCTAACAGACATGTCAGAGGCCCCTGAACATCTCAGAGAACCGCATTTGGGACAGTCGACAAGCAACATACACACTATACTCAAAGATCGTGGCGATCCCTACTGGGCCTTGGAAAACAACAGGTCTGTCCTCTACCCACACCAGGGTCACTGA
- the BEST1 gene encoding bestrophin-1 isoform X2 produces the protein MTVTYSSQVANARLGSFSRLLLCWRGSIYKLLYGEFLIFLICYYIIRFIYRMALTDDQQVIFEKLTLYCDSYIQLIPISFVLGFYVTLVVTRWWNQYENLPWPDRLMNLVSCFVEGKDEQGRLLRRTLMRYANLGNVLILRSVSAAVYKRFPSPQHLVKAGFMTPSEHKHLQKLSLPHNSFWMPWVWFANLSTKAWIGGRIRDPVLLQSLLNEMNTLRTQCGQLYAYDWISIPLVYTQVVTVAVYSFFLACLVGRQFLNPAKAYPGHEMDLVVPLFTFLQFFFYAGWLKVAEQLINPFGEDDDDFETNWIVDRSLQVSLLAVDEMHQDLPPMERDMYWNEPEPHPPYTAASAQSRRPSFFGSTFNISLDKEDLEFQPDPEEEESAHTGIAGRFRGLQSHDRQPPRTNSKTKLLWPKTEVLSHEGQPKNLGVDGQDTSDQEDVKAWKGEDAFKSAVLYGRSGYHSAPQTPLSHTPMVFPPGQSAPSSLRKVSGMDDTVKDQSLQPPTPRSKKSFELLPESAGASTEHPEVSHMRRKTVEFNLTDMSEAPEHLREPHLGQSTSNIHTILKDRGDPYWALENNRDEARS, from the exons ATGACCGTCACCTACTCGAGCCAAGTGGCTAATGCCCGTCTAGGTTCCTTCTCCCGCCTGCTTCTGTGCTGGCGAGGCAGCATCTACAAGCTGCTCTACGGCGAgttcctcattttcctcatctgctacTACATCATCCGCTTCATTTACAG gaTGGCCCTCACGGACGATCAGCAGGTGATTTTTGAGAAGCTGACTCTATATTGCGACAGCTACATCCAGCTCATCCCCATTTCCTTCGTGCTGG GCTTTTACGTGACACTGGTCGTGACCCGCTGGTGGAACCAATATGAGAACCTGCCATGGCCCGACCGCCTCATGAACCTGGTGTCGTGCTTCGTCGAGGGCAAGGACGAGCAGGGCCGGCTGCTGCGGCGCACGCTCATGCGCTACGCCAACCTGGGCAACGTGCTCATCCTGCGTAGCGTCAGTGCTGCGGTCTACAAACGCTTTCCCAGTCCCCAACACCTGGTGAAAGCag GCTTTATGACCCCCTCGGAACACAAGCACTTACAAAAACTGAGCTTGCCACACAACTCATTCTGGATGCCCTGGGTGTGGTTTGCCAACCTGTCAACGAAGGCCTGGATTGGAGGTCGAATCCGGGACCCTGTCCTGCTCCAGAGTCTGCTCAAC GAAATGAACACCTTGCGTACTCAGTGTGGACAGCTGTATGCCTACGACTGGATCAGTATCCCACTGGTGTACACTCAG GTGGTGACCGTGGCGGTGTACAGCTTCTTCCTGGCTTGCCTGGTGGGACGGCAGTTTCTGAACCCAGCCAAGGCCTACCCCGGCCACGAGATGGACCTCGTTGTGCCCCTCTTCACATTCCTGCAGTTCTTCTTCTATGCTGGCTGGCTGAAG GTGGCGGAGCAGCTCATCAACCCGTTCGGAGAGGATGATGATGACTTTGAGACCAACTGGATTGTCGACAGGAGTTTGCAG GTGTCCCTGTTGGCCGTAGATGAGATGCACCAGGACCTGCCACCGATGGAGCGAGATATGTACTGGAATGAGCCAGAACCACATCCCCCCTACACAGCCGCTTCTGCCCAGTCTCGTCGGCCCTCCTTTTTCGGCTCCACCTTCAACATCAG TCTGGATAAGGAGGATTTGGAGTTCCAGCCAGATCCGGAGGAGGAGGAAAGTGCTCACACTGGCATCGCTGGCCGCTTCCGAGGGCTGCAATCCCACGACCGCCAGCCCCCCAGGACAAACTCAAAGACCAAACTACTGTGGCCGAAGACAGAAGTCCTTTCCCACGAGGGCCAGCCCAAGAACCTCGGGGTAGACGGCCAGGACACCAGTGATCAGGAAGACGTCAAGGCCTGGAAAGGGGAGGATGCCTTCAAGTCCGCCGTGCTATACGGGAGGTCAGGCTACCACAGTGCCCCCCAGACACCCCTCAGCCACACCCCTATGGTCTTCCCACCTGGACAGTCAGCACCCTCAAGTCTTCGCAAAGTCTCAGGCATGGATGACACCGTCAAAGACCAAAGCCTTCAGCCTCCAACTCCCAGGTCCAAGAAGAGCTTTGAATTGCTCCCAGAGAGTGCTGGGGCCTCAACGGAGCACCCGGAAGTGAGTCACATGAGGAGGAAAACTGTTGAGTTTAACCTAACAGACATGTCAGAGGCCCCTGAACATCTCAGAGAACCGCATTTGGGACAGTCGACAAGCAACATACACACTATACTCAAAGATCGTGGCGATCCCTACTGGGCCTTGGAAAACAACAG GGATGAAGCACGTTCCTAG